The following are from one region of the Sphingomonas oryzagri genome:
- a CDS encoding FAD-binding oxidoreductase produces the protein MSAPTIAIDRRPLPGGFLDDLSALFGERVHTGEAMRLQHGQSETHFAPALPDAVVFVRSTEEVVALVKLCAAAEVPVVPFGAGTSIEGNALPIAGGVSVDLSEMNAILTVNQEDLDCTVQAGVRREQLNEHLRDMGLFFPIDPGANATIGGMASTRASGTNAVRYGTMREAILSLRVVTPDGRDIRTSRRARKSAAGYDLTRLYVGSEGTLGIITEITLRLHGIPEAISAAVCPFETLGGAVDTVVQAIQLGIPLARVEILDAMQMMAVNRWSKLDYPELTTLFFEFHGTPDHVAEQVRLVGELAAANGGGDFQWSNRPEERSKLWKARHEAYYAAVNLRTGAVGWATDVCVPISRLAECIAETRRDLDGSDIPATILGHVGDGNFHVVFSIDPHAPQEMEEVEAINRRLVARALAMDGTCTGEHGIGLGKQAALVDELGDAVDMMRMIKRALDPKDLFNPGKIFAL, from the coding sequence ATGAGCGCGCCGACCATCGCGATCGACCGGAGGCCGCTGCCCGGCGGCTTCCTCGACGATCTCAGCGCGCTCTTCGGCGAGCGTGTCCACACCGGCGAGGCGATGCGCCTCCAGCACGGGCAGAGCGAGACGCATTTCGCACCGGCTCTGCCCGACGCGGTGGTCTTCGTGCGATCGACCGAGGAGGTGGTGGCGTTGGTCAAGCTCTGCGCCGCCGCCGAGGTGCCGGTCGTGCCGTTCGGCGCGGGCACCTCGATCGAGGGCAATGCGCTGCCGATCGCGGGCGGGGTGAGCGTCGATCTCTCCGAGATGAACGCCATCCTGACGGTCAATCAGGAGGATCTCGACTGCACGGTGCAGGCGGGCGTGCGGCGCGAGCAGCTCAACGAGCATCTGCGCGACATGGGGCTGTTCTTCCCGATCGATCCGGGCGCCAACGCGACGATCGGCGGCATGGCCTCTACACGGGCATCGGGCACCAACGCGGTGCGCTACGGCACGATGCGCGAGGCGATCCTGAGCCTGCGGGTGGTGACGCCCGACGGGCGCGATATCCGGACCTCAAGGCGCGCGCGCAAGTCTGCGGCGGGCTACGATCTCACCCGCCTCTATGTCGGCTCCGAAGGCACGCTCGGCATCATCACCGAGATCACGTTGCGCCTCCATGGGATCCCCGAGGCGATCTCGGCGGCGGTCTGCCCGTTCGAGACGCTGGGCGGTGCGGTGGACACGGTGGTGCAGGCGATCCAGCTCGGCATCCCGCTCGCCCGCGTCGAAATCCTTGACGCGATGCAGATGATGGCGGTCAACCGCTGGTCGAAGCTCGATTATCCGGAACTCACCACCCTGTTCTTCGAGTTTCACGGCACGCCCGATCATGTCGCCGAGCAGGTGCGGCTGGTCGGCGAGCTGGCTGCGGCGAACGGCGGCGGCGACTTCCAATGGTCGAACCGGCCTGAGGAAAGATCGAAGCTCTGGAAGGCGCGGCACGAGGCTTATTATGCGGCGGTCAACCTGCGCACCGGCGCGGTCGGCTGGGCGACCGACGTGTGCGTGCCGATCAGCCGCCTCGCGGAGTGCATTGCCGAGACCCGGCGCGACCTCGACGGATCGGACATTCCGGCGACGATCCTAGGCCATGTCGGCGACGGCAATTTCCACGTCGTCTTCTCTATCGATCCCCACGCGCCGCAGGAGATGGAGGAAGTGGAGGCGATCAACCGTCGCCTCGTCGCCCGCGCGCTGGCGATGGACGGCACCTGCACAGGCGAGCACGGCATCGGTCTCGGCAAGCAGGCGGCGCTGGTCGACGAGCTCGGTGATGCGGTCGACATGATGCGCATGATCAAGCGCGCGCTCGATCCGAAGGATCTGTTCAATCCGGGCAAGATATTCGCGCTCTGA